From the genome of Eucalyptus grandis isolate ANBG69807.140 chromosome 2, ASM1654582v1, whole genome shotgun sequence, one region includes:
- the LOC104431312 gene encoding pleiotropic drug resistance protein 3 isoform X4 gives MWSRLKGIPAVPGLKIRMAKISIIKDVSGTIKPGRMTLLLGPPGCGKTSFLKALSGTLGKSIKVTGEISYNGHYLNEFIPQKTSAYISQFDLHIPDMTVRETLDFSARCQGVGSREDIMMEISRREKEAGIFPDPDIDTYMKATAFKGLKRTLRTDYILKILGLDICAGTLVGDPMRRGISGGQKRRLTTAEMIVGPKKALFMDEITNGLDSSTAFQIVSCLQQLAHLTDATILVSLLQPAPETFDLFDDLILLVEGKIVYQGPRDQALKFFEDCGFRCPERKGVADFLQEVISRKDQAQYWQHPELPYSYMSVDMFCKKFKESYCGMKLDQELSGIFDRSKSHKNALSFDVYSLSRWELLRACMARELLLMRRNSFIYVFKSVQLIFVAFITMTVFLRTRMGIDVFHANDYMGSMFYGLIILLVDGFPELAMTVSRLTTFYKQKELYFYPAWAYAIPASILKLPLSLLESVVWTSLTYYVIGYSPEVGRFFRQLLLLFSVHLSSISMFRFLASIFQTAVASNLAGTVALLIVMLFGGFVIPKSSMPAWLKWGFWVSPLTYGEIGLSINEFHAPRWQKISSSNTTIGHTILESRGLNFNGYFFWISVGALLGFTLLFNIGFTLALTFLKPPGSSRAIVSREKYMHRSGTEDSQDNVKHEEPKKVPAEVVQTKHVGRMVLPFTPLTLVFKDVQYYVDAPVEMRQQGFAQKRLQLLSDITGTFRPGILTALMGVSGAGKTTLMDVLCGRKTTGYIEGEIKVGGYPKVQETFARISGYCEQTDIHSPQITVEESVIFSAWLRLDPQINSERKMEFVNEVLETIELDGIKDSLVGIPGVNGLSTEQRKRLTIAVELVANPSIIFMDEPTTGLDARAAAIVMRAVKNIVDTGRTIVCTIHQPSIDIFEAFDELVLLKAGGRLIYSGPLGHNSSIVIKYFESIPGVPDIKSNYNPATWMLEVTSTSTEAELGIDFALFYKESTLYETNKELVKQLSTPLPGTSDLHFSSRFSQKWWGQFKSCLWKQYLSYWRSPPYNLTRTLHTIAVSFLFGLLFWNQGKKLNNQQNLFNVLGSMYIAVLFLGINNCSSVLHYVATERTVMYRERFAGMYSSLAFSLAQVVVEIPYILVQAILFVIITYPMIGYFGSADKIFWYFYVMFCSLLSFNYLGMLLVSLTPNVMVAAILQSAFYANFNLFAGFLIPKPKIPKWWIWLYYVCPTSWALNGMMTSQYGDIDKEIEAFGETKIVAAFLKDYFGFHHDQLYVVAIVLAAFPIVLATLFTYCIGHLNYQRR, from the exons ATGTGGAGTAGATTGAAG GGTATTCCTGCAGTGCCGGGTTTAAAGATACGTATGGCCAAAATAAGCATCATTAAGGATGTCAGTGGAACTATAAAGCCTGGAAG GATGACTTTATTGCTTGGACCTCCTGGATGTGGGAAAACTTCCTTTCTTAAGGCTCTCTCAGGGACTCTAGGCAAATCTATCAAG GTCACTGGAGAAATTTCATATAATGGCCACTATCTTAACGAGTTCATCCCCCAAAAGACATCTGCTTATATAAGCCAATTTGATCTGCACATTCCAGACATGACTGTAAGGGAAACACTGGACTTCTCTGCCCGTTGTCAAGGTGTTGGAAGCAGAGAAG ATATCATGATGGAGATCAGCAGAAGGGAGAAGGAGGCAGGAATCTTTCCAGATCCTGACATAGATACTTACATGAAG GCCACTGCTTTCAAAGGACTTAAAAGAACTCTTCGGACAGACTATATTTTAAAG ATCCTAGGGCTGGATATCTGTGCGGGCACATTGGTTGGAGATCCCATGAGAAGAGGCATATCAGGTGGTCAAAAAAGGAGATTGACTACAG CGGAGATGATTGTGGGCCCAAAAAAAGCTCTATTCATGGACGAAATAACAAACGGCTTGGACAGTTCAACAGCCTTTCAGATTGTTTCTTGTCTTCAGCAGCTAGCACATTTGACAGATGCCACTATACTGGTTTCGCTTCTTCAGCCTGCGCCAGAAACATTTGATCTTTTTGATGACCTCATTCTGCTGGTTGAAGGGAAAATTGTGTACCAAGGCCCTCGTGACCAAGCTCTGAAGTTTTTTGAGGATTGTGGATTCAGGTGTCCTGAAAGAAAAGGGGTCGCCGATTTCCTCCAAGAG GTTATATCTAGAAAAGATCAAGCACAATATTGGCAGCATCCTGAGCTACCGTACAGTTATATGTCAGTTGATATGTTCTgtaaaaagttcaaggaatCTTATTGTGGGATGAAGCTTGATCAGGAGCTTTCAGGCATATTTGATAGGTCCAAAAGCCACAAAAATGctctttcttttgatgtttACTCTCTGTCCAGATGGGAACTTCTCAGAGCATGCATGGCGAGGGAACTTCTTCTCATGAGGAGAAATTCTTTTATCTATGTTTTTAAATCAGTACAG CTTATTTTTGTTGCATTTATCACGATGACTGTATTCTTGCGGACTCGGATGGGAATAGATGTATTTCATGCAAACGACTATATGGGCTCTATGTTTTACGGGCTAATCATACTCCTTGTTGATGGATTTCCGGAATTGGCAATGACAGTTTCAAGGCTCACAACCTTCTACAAACAAAAGGAGCTGTACTTTTACCCTGCTTGGGCTTATGCAATTCCAGCATCTATACTGAAACTTCCTCTTTCACTGCTGGAATCTGTTGTTTGGACATCTCTTACATATTACGTGATTGGATACAGTCCTGAGGTAGGCAG GTTCTTCCGCCAATTACTACTTCTTTTCTCTGTGCACTTGTCGTCCATATCCATGTTCCGTTTTCTGGCCTCAATCTTTCAAACTGCAGTTGCTTCCAACTTAGCTGGTACTGTTGCATTACTGATTGTGATGCTATTTGGTGGTTTTGTCATCCCAAAAT CCTCTATGCCTGCTTGGTTAAAGTGGGGTTTCTGGGTCTCTCCACTAACATATGGAGAAATTGGACTTTCCATTAATGAATTTCATGCTCCACGATGGCAAAAG ATTTCATCGTCAAACACTACAATAGGGCATACAATCCTTGAAAGCCGAGGACTAAACTTTAATGGGTATTTCTTTTGGATATCAGTTGGTGCCTTACTGGGATTTACCTTACTGTTCAACATCGGTTTCACTTTGGCCTTAACTTTCTTGAAGC CTCCAGGATCATCACGCGCTATCGTTTCACGTGAGAAATACATGCATAGAAGTGGAACCGAAGATTCTCAAGACAACGTAAAGCATGAAGAGCCAAAGAAAGTTCCTGCTGAAGTAGTGCAAACAAAACATG TAGGAAGGATGGTTTTGCCTTTCACACCATTGACCCTCGTGTTTAAAGATGTGCAGTACTACGTAGACGCCCCTGTG GAAATGAGACAACAAGGCTTTGCACAGAAAAGATTGCAACTTCTCTCTGATATCACAGGCACATTCAGACCTGGTATTCTTACCGCATTGATGGGTGTGAGTGGAGCTGGGAAAACTACTCTGATGGATGTCCTTTGTGGGAGAAAAACTACCGGCTATATTGAAGGAGAAATAAAAGTTGGTGGTTATCCCAAGGTTCAAGAAACATTTGCAAGAATCTCTGGTTACTGTGAGCAAACGGACATACATTCCCCACAAATCACTGTGGAAGAGTCTGTCATATTTTCTGCTTGGCTTCGTTTAGATCCTCAGATTAACTCAGAACGTAAAATG GAATTTGTCAATGAAGTCCTGGAGACGATTGAGCTTGATGGAATAAAAGATTCTTTAGTGGGCATACCTGGTGTGAATGGTCTATCCACAGAGCAACGAAAACGACTCACTATCGCTGTAGAGCTTGTTGCAAATCCTTCCATAATCTTTATGGATGAGCCTACAACAGGACTTGATGCTAGAGCTGCTGCGATTGTCATGCGAGCAGTGAAGAATATAGTTGATACAGGAAGAACAATAGTTTGCACCATCCACCAACCCAGCATTGACATATTTGAGGCTTTTGATGAG TTGGTTTTATTAAAAGCTGGTGGACGGCTGATTTACTCAGGACCCTTGGGACATAACTCAAGCATAGTTATAAAATACTTTGAG AGTATTCCTGGGGTGCCAGATATTAAGAGCAACTACAATCCGGCTACATGGATGCTAGAGGTGACTTCTACCTCAACTGAAGCTGAACTTGGCATTGATTTTGCTCTATTCTACAAAGAGTCGACATTGTATGA GACCAACAAAGAGCTTGTAAAGCAGCTGAGCACTCCACTTCCTGGTACTAGTGACTTGCACTTCTCCTCCCGATTCTCCCAAAAGTGGTGGGGACAATTCAAGTCATGTCTATGGAAGCAGTACTTGTCCTATTGGAGAAGTCCTCCTTACAACTTGACGCGTACACTCCACACAATCGCTGTGTCTTTTCTCTTCGGGTTACTGTTCTGGAATCAAGGGAAGAAACT AAACAACCAGCAGAACTTATTCAATGTGTTGGGTTCGATGTATATAGCCGTGCTCTTCTTGGGCATAAACAACTGCTCATCAGTACTACACTATGTTGCCACGGAACGGACTGTCATGTACCGTGAGAGATTTGCAGGGATGTACTCTTCATTGGCTTTTTCACTAGCACAG GTTGTTGTTGAGATACCATATATACTAGTTCAAGCAATTTTATTTGTGATCATCACCTATCCGATGATTGGTTATTTCGGGTCAGCAGACAAGATCTTCTGGTACTTCTATGTCATGTTCTGCTCACTGCTATCATTCAATTACCTCGGAATGCTGCTCGTGTCCCTGACACCAAATGTCATGGTGGCTGCAATTCTACAATCTGCCTTCTACgcaaattttaatctttttgctGGGTTTTTGATCCCAAAACCG
- the LOC104431312 gene encoding pleiotropic drug resistance protein 3 isoform X5, whose amino-acid sequence MTVRETLDFSARCQGVGSREDIMMEISRREKEAGIFPDPDIDTYMKATAFKGLKRTLRTDYILKILGLDICAGTLVGDPMRRGISGGQKRRLTTAEMIVGPKKALFMDEITNGLDSSTAFQIVSCLQQLAHLTDATILVSLLQPAPETFDLFDDLILLVEGKIVYQGPRDQALKFFEDCGFRCPERKGVADFLQEVISRKDQAQYWQHPELPYSYMSVDMFCKKFKESYCGMKLDQELSGIFDRSKSHKNALSFDVYSLSRWELLRACMARELLLMRRNSFIYVFKSVQLIFVAFITMTVFLRTRMGIDVFHANDYMGSMFYGLIILLVDGFPELAMTVSRLTTFYKQKELYFYPAWAYAIPASILKLPLSLLESVVWTSLTYYVIGYSPEVGRFFRQLLLLFSVHLSSISMFRFLASIFQTAVASNLAGTVALLIVMLFGGFVIPKSSMPAWLKWGFWVSPLTYGEIGLSINEFHAPRWQKISSSNTTIGHTILESRGLNFNGYFFWISVGALLGFTLLFNIGFTLALTFLKPPGSSRAIVSREKYMHRSGTEDSQDNVKHEEPKKVPAEVVQTKHVGRMVLPFTPLTLVFKDVQYYVDAPVEMRQQGFAQKRLQLLSDITGTFRPGILTALMGVSGAGKTTLMDVLCGRKTTGYIEGEIKVGGYPKVQETFARISGYCEQTDIHSPQITVEESVIFSAWLRLDPQINSERKMEFVNEVLETIELDGIKDSLVGIPGVNGLSTEQRKRLTIAVELVANPSIIFMDEPTTGLDARAAAIVMRAVKNIVDTGRTIVCTIHQPSIDIFEAFDELVLLKAGGRLIYSGPLGHNSSIVIKYFESIPGVPDIKSNYNPATWMLEVTSTSTEAELGIDFALFYKESTLYETNKELVKQLSTPLPGTSDLHFSSRFSQKWWGQFKSCLWKQYLSYWRSPPYNLTRTLHTIAVSFLFGLLFWNQGKKLNNQQNLFNVLGSMYIAVLFLGINNCSSVLHYVATERTVMYRERFAGMYSSLAFSLAQVVVEIPYILVQAILFVIITYPMIGYFGSADKIFWYFYVMFCSLLSFNYLGMLLVSLTPNVMVAAILQSAFYANFNLFAGFLIPKPKIPKWWIWLYYVCPTSWALNGMMTSQYGDIDKEIEAFGETKIVAAFLKDYFGFHHDQLYVVAIVLAAFPIVLATLFTYCIGHLNYQRR is encoded by the exons ATGACTGTAAGGGAAACACTGGACTTCTCTGCCCGTTGTCAAGGTGTTGGAAGCAGAGAAG ATATCATGATGGAGATCAGCAGAAGGGAGAAGGAGGCAGGAATCTTTCCAGATCCTGACATAGATACTTACATGAAG GCCACTGCTTTCAAAGGACTTAAAAGAACTCTTCGGACAGACTATATTTTAAAG ATCCTAGGGCTGGATATCTGTGCGGGCACATTGGTTGGAGATCCCATGAGAAGAGGCATATCAGGTGGTCAAAAAAGGAGATTGACTACAG CGGAGATGATTGTGGGCCCAAAAAAAGCTCTATTCATGGACGAAATAACAAACGGCTTGGACAGTTCAACAGCCTTTCAGATTGTTTCTTGTCTTCAGCAGCTAGCACATTTGACAGATGCCACTATACTGGTTTCGCTTCTTCAGCCTGCGCCAGAAACATTTGATCTTTTTGATGACCTCATTCTGCTGGTTGAAGGGAAAATTGTGTACCAAGGCCCTCGTGACCAAGCTCTGAAGTTTTTTGAGGATTGTGGATTCAGGTGTCCTGAAAGAAAAGGGGTCGCCGATTTCCTCCAAGAG GTTATATCTAGAAAAGATCAAGCACAATATTGGCAGCATCCTGAGCTACCGTACAGTTATATGTCAGTTGATATGTTCTgtaaaaagttcaaggaatCTTATTGTGGGATGAAGCTTGATCAGGAGCTTTCAGGCATATTTGATAGGTCCAAAAGCCACAAAAATGctctttcttttgatgtttACTCTCTGTCCAGATGGGAACTTCTCAGAGCATGCATGGCGAGGGAACTTCTTCTCATGAGGAGAAATTCTTTTATCTATGTTTTTAAATCAGTACAG CTTATTTTTGTTGCATTTATCACGATGACTGTATTCTTGCGGACTCGGATGGGAATAGATGTATTTCATGCAAACGACTATATGGGCTCTATGTTTTACGGGCTAATCATACTCCTTGTTGATGGATTTCCGGAATTGGCAATGACAGTTTCAAGGCTCACAACCTTCTACAAACAAAAGGAGCTGTACTTTTACCCTGCTTGGGCTTATGCAATTCCAGCATCTATACTGAAACTTCCTCTTTCACTGCTGGAATCTGTTGTTTGGACATCTCTTACATATTACGTGATTGGATACAGTCCTGAGGTAGGCAG GTTCTTCCGCCAATTACTACTTCTTTTCTCTGTGCACTTGTCGTCCATATCCATGTTCCGTTTTCTGGCCTCAATCTTTCAAACTGCAGTTGCTTCCAACTTAGCTGGTACTGTTGCATTACTGATTGTGATGCTATTTGGTGGTTTTGTCATCCCAAAAT CCTCTATGCCTGCTTGGTTAAAGTGGGGTTTCTGGGTCTCTCCACTAACATATGGAGAAATTGGACTTTCCATTAATGAATTTCATGCTCCACGATGGCAAAAG ATTTCATCGTCAAACACTACAATAGGGCATACAATCCTTGAAAGCCGAGGACTAAACTTTAATGGGTATTTCTTTTGGATATCAGTTGGTGCCTTACTGGGATTTACCTTACTGTTCAACATCGGTTTCACTTTGGCCTTAACTTTCTTGAAGC CTCCAGGATCATCACGCGCTATCGTTTCACGTGAGAAATACATGCATAGAAGTGGAACCGAAGATTCTCAAGACAACGTAAAGCATGAAGAGCCAAAGAAAGTTCCTGCTGAAGTAGTGCAAACAAAACATG TAGGAAGGATGGTTTTGCCTTTCACACCATTGACCCTCGTGTTTAAAGATGTGCAGTACTACGTAGACGCCCCTGTG GAAATGAGACAACAAGGCTTTGCACAGAAAAGATTGCAACTTCTCTCTGATATCACAGGCACATTCAGACCTGGTATTCTTACCGCATTGATGGGTGTGAGTGGAGCTGGGAAAACTACTCTGATGGATGTCCTTTGTGGGAGAAAAACTACCGGCTATATTGAAGGAGAAATAAAAGTTGGTGGTTATCCCAAGGTTCAAGAAACATTTGCAAGAATCTCTGGTTACTGTGAGCAAACGGACATACATTCCCCACAAATCACTGTGGAAGAGTCTGTCATATTTTCTGCTTGGCTTCGTTTAGATCCTCAGATTAACTCAGAACGTAAAATG GAATTTGTCAATGAAGTCCTGGAGACGATTGAGCTTGATGGAATAAAAGATTCTTTAGTGGGCATACCTGGTGTGAATGGTCTATCCACAGAGCAACGAAAACGACTCACTATCGCTGTAGAGCTTGTTGCAAATCCTTCCATAATCTTTATGGATGAGCCTACAACAGGACTTGATGCTAGAGCTGCTGCGATTGTCATGCGAGCAGTGAAGAATATAGTTGATACAGGAAGAACAATAGTTTGCACCATCCACCAACCCAGCATTGACATATTTGAGGCTTTTGATGAG TTGGTTTTATTAAAAGCTGGTGGACGGCTGATTTACTCAGGACCCTTGGGACATAACTCAAGCATAGTTATAAAATACTTTGAG AGTATTCCTGGGGTGCCAGATATTAAGAGCAACTACAATCCGGCTACATGGATGCTAGAGGTGACTTCTACCTCAACTGAAGCTGAACTTGGCATTGATTTTGCTCTATTCTACAAAGAGTCGACATTGTATGA GACCAACAAAGAGCTTGTAAAGCAGCTGAGCACTCCACTTCCTGGTACTAGTGACTTGCACTTCTCCTCCCGATTCTCCCAAAAGTGGTGGGGACAATTCAAGTCATGTCTATGGAAGCAGTACTTGTCCTATTGGAGAAGTCCTCCTTACAACTTGACGCGTACACTCCACACAATCGCTGTGTCTTTTCTCTTCGGGTTACTGTTCTGGAATCAAGGGAAGAAACT AAACAACCAGCAGAACTTATTCAATGTGTTGGGTTCGATGTATATAGCCGTGCTCTTCTTGGGCATAAACAACTGCTCATCAGTACTACACTATGTTGCCACGGAACGGACTGTCATGTACCGTGAGAGATTTGCAGGGATGTACTCTTCATTGGCTTTTTCACTAGCACAG GTTGTTGTTGAGATACCATATATACTAGTTCAAGCAATTTTATTTGTGATCATCACCTATCCGATGATTGGTTATTTCGGGTCAGCAGACAAGATCTTCTGGTACTTCTATGTCATGTTCTGCTCACTGCTATCATTCAATTACCTCGGAATGCTGCTCGTGTCCCTGACACCAAATGTCATGGTGGCTGCAATTCTACAATCTGCCTTCTACgcaaattttaatctttttgctGGGTTTTTGATCCCAAAACCG